The following coding sequences are from one Caloranaerobacter sp. TR13 window:
- a CDS encoding penicillin-binding protein 1A: protein MTENKKRSKKKKKLSILKFILIVLLLVIFITVGSVGGLVFAVIKNTPKIDPTKIDSLLSENSIILDKNGNLIEKIETQEYRTIIKDLDEIPDYLENAFIAIEDARFRKHIGLDFIRIIGALIKDIKERQIVEGGSTITQQLAKNVYLSREKKLTRKIKEAYIAIQIERHLTKDQILTLYLNTVDLGKGAFGIQEAAQTYFSKNVNELTLAESALLAGIPKSPTIYSPYILLKSENVDKDKYYVIGEYDIYGTKYTAVFNNKALERQRLVLKMMKEQNYITEEEYQKALKEDIKKAIKPGQKKIKGISSYFTDYVKEQVLDTLVNKLGYTKEQAKRELYTGGLKIYSTMDIDMQHKVEKIYDNFINVIVGDTSKVKGPVLISWSRDKYGNVLDSYKKVILYKKENLLDKNYNLIIEKGTFDFSNGNLIIRNKKLNVYPKTVDITDYYTIDSNKNLVTHTVGSLDISKENYYIDKKKRVVIKSNFLNQNKDFYKVDENKNLLINSKYFYINKTGIVQPQSAVVIMDYTTGEIKALVGGRNVKGNKVLNRAVHSQRQPGSAIKPIAVYLPALDNGYTAATVIDDIPHYDSKGNLWPENWYGKTKYGKKRKDDDFLGLTTLREAVEQSVNVIAVKVLQDIGIDTSIEYLTREGIINEADPSKDNFVSRSENKRVNDENLASLALGGLSKGFTPLDMTKAYASIANQGIYIEPISFTKIVDRDGNVIYENKALKNRVVTPQVAYLMTDILKGVVTRGTGWRAQLYQYNTTIPVAGKTGTTQNKADAWFIGYTPYYIGGVWIGNDNPGVKLSQGSKIASILWKNIMKEIHNGFEPKDFVKPQGFVVRNICTESGKLATDLCERDPRGSTVKAEIFIKGTEPTEFCDVHVEALIDTSTNKLANKFCPPELVEKRVFIKRKVPYIPEENDGYIPMDYQYTLPTEVCDVHNEENSFKDWLNKWFFNNTEQNTNQNNESNQQNINTQENNTENNMND from the coding sequence ATGACAGAAAACAAAAAAAGATCTAAAAAGAAGAAAAAGCTCAGCATCCTAAAGTTCATACTAATTGTTTTATTATTGGTAATATTTATTACTGTTGGTTCTGTTGGAGGTCTTGTATTTGCAGTTATAAAAAACACGCCCAAAATTGATCCAACAAAAATTGATTCTCTTTTAAGTGAAAATTCTATTATTTTAGATAAGAATGGAAATCTTATTGAAAAAATTGAAACTCAAGAATACAGAACAATAATAAAAGATCTTGATGAAATCCCTGATTATTTAGAAAATGCTTTTATTGCTATAGAAGATGCTAGATTTAGAAAACATATAGGTTTAGATTTTATCAGAATAATCGGAGCTTTAATTAAAGACATAAAAGAAAGACAAATTGTAGAAGGTGGAAGTACAATAACCCAACAGCTTGCAAAAAATGTATATTTAAGCCGTGAAAAAAAACTTACTAGAAAAATCAAGGAAGCTTATATAGCAATACAAATCGAAAGACACCTCACAAAAGATCAGATTTTAACACTATACCTTAATACAGTCGACTTAGGCAAAGGTGCTTTCGGAATTCAAGAAGCTGCTCAAACATATTTTTCAAAAAACGTTAATGAATTGACTCTAGCAGAAAGTGCATTATTAGCTGGTATACCAAAAAGCCCAACAATCTATTCTCCATATATTTTATTAAAATCGGAAAATGTTGATAAAGATAAATATTACGTCATTGGAGAATATGATATATATGGAACAAAGTATACTGCTGTATTTAACAATAAGGCTCTTGAAAGACAGAGATTAGTACTAAAAATGATGAAAGAACAAAACTATATTACTGAAGAGGAATATCAAAAGGCACTTAAAGAAGATATAAAGAAAGCTATAAAACCAGGGCAGAAAAAAATAAAAGGTATTTCATCATACTTTACTGATTATGTAAAAGAACAAGTTTTAGACACTTTAGTAAACAAGTTAGGATATACAAAGGAACAAGCCAAAAGAGAATTATATACAGGTGGTTTAAAAATATATTCTACTATGGATATTGATATGCAGCATAAAGTAGAAAAAATTTATGATAATTTCATTAATGTCATAGTAGGAGATACATCTAAAGTAAAAGGACCTGTATTAATAAGCTGGTCAAGAGATAAGTATGGAAATGTTCTAGATAGCTATAAAAAAGTTATACTTTACAAAAAAGAAAATCTATTAGATAAAAATTATAATTTAATTATAGAAAAAGGAACTTTTGATTTTTCTAATGGTAATCTTATAATAAGAAATAAAAAGTTAAATGTATATCCAAAAACTGTAGATATAACAGATTACTATACTATTGACAGCAATAAAAATCTAGTTACACATACTGTTGGTTCTCTTGATATTTCAAAAGAAAATTACTATATAGATAAAAAGAAAAGAGTAGTCATTAAAAGTAATTTCTTAAATCAAAATAAAGATTTTTATAAAGTTGATGAAAATAAAAACCTTTTAATTAATTCAAAATATTTCTATATTAATAAAACAGGTATTGTACAGCCACAATCTGCTGTAGTAATTATGGATTATACAACAGGTGAGATAAAAGCTTTAGTTGGCGGAAGAAATGTAAAGGGTAACAAAGTCCTTAACAGAGCTGTTCATTCACAACGACAGCCTGGTTCTGCTATAAAACCAATAGCAGTTTATTTACCAGCTTTAGACAATGGGTATACTGCAGCTACAGTAATAGATGATATTCCACATTATGATAGTAAAGGGAATCTATGGCCTGAAAACTGGTATGGTAAAACTAAATATGGAAAGAAAAGAAAAGATGATGACTTTTTAGGTTTAACTACTCTAAGAGAAGCCGTTGAACAATCAGTAAATGTTATCGCAGTAAAAGTATTACAAGATATAGGCATCGACACTTCAATTGAATATTTAACTAGAGAAGGTATAATAAATGAAGCTGATCCAAGCAAAGACAACTTCGTATCAAGAAGCGAAAATAAAAGAGTTAATGATGAGAATTTAGCTTCACTTGCTCTTGGTGGTTTGTCAAAAGGATTTACACCATTAGATATGACTAAAGCTTATGCTTCTATTGCTAATCAAGGTATTTATATTGAACCGATTTCTTTTACAAAAATTGTTGACAGAGATGGCAATGTTATATATGAAAATAAAGCTCTTAAAAACAGAGTTGTTACACCACAAGTAGCATATCTTATGACTGATATTCTGAAAGGAGTTGTAACAAGAGGTACTGGTTGGAGAGCTCAGCTTTATCAGTATAATACAACAATACCAGTTGCTGGTAAGACTGGTACAACACAAAACAAAGCAGATGCTTGGTTTATTGGATACACTCCATATTATATTGGTGGTGTTTGGATAGGTAATGATAATCCTGGGGTCAAACTATCACAAGGTAGTAAAATAGCATCTATCTTATGGAAAAACATCATGAAAGAAATCCATAATGGTTTTGAACCTAAAGACTTTGTTAAGCCTCAAGGATTTGTTGTTAGAAATATCTGTACAGAATCCGGTAAACTGGCAACAGATTTATGCGAAAGAGACCCTCGTGGAAGTACTGTTAAAGCAGAAATTTTTATAAAAGGTACAGAGCCAACTGAATTCTGTGACGTTCATGTAGAAGCATTAATAGATACAAGTACAAATAAATTAGCTAATAAATTCTGTCCACCAGAACTAGTTGAAAAAAGAGTATTTATAAAAAGAAAAGTTCCATATATACCAGAAGAAAATGATGGTTATATCCCAATGGATTATCAATATACATTACCAACAGAAGTATGTGATGTACACAATGAAGAAAACAGTTTTAAAGATTGGCTGAATAAATGGTTCTTCAACAATACTGAACAAAATACAAATCAAAACAACGAAAGTAACCAACAAAATATAAATACTCAAGAAAATAACACTGAAAATAACATGAACGATTAA
- a CDS encoding NUDIX hydrolase yields MLFRNCAGGVVFYGDKVFILKNEKGEWVLPKGKIRNEFLAHETAVSRVKEETGLEVSIVSTAGETSYEFFSITRQRPVCNEIIWYIMEAKNKDFIINKDEGFKDGGFFDVEDALKLITYSQDKALVSLSFKKYQKLRDKKVAYV; encoded by the coding sequence ATGCTGTTTAGAAACTGTGCTGGTGGTGTAGTGTTTTATGGCGACAAGGTTTTTATTTTAAAAAATGAAAAAGGTGAATGGGTATTACCTAAAGGAAAGATTCGTAACGAATTCCTAGCGCATGAGACTGCGGTAAGTAGAGTTAAGGAAGAAACAGGACTTGAGGTTTCTATTGTGTCAACTGCTGGGGAGACTAGTTACGAATTTTTTTCTATTACAAGACAAAGACCAGTTTGTAATGAAATAATATGGTACATCATGGAAGCAAAAAATAAAGATTTTATTATAAATAAGGATGAGGGCTTTAAAGATGGTGGATTTTTTGATGTTGAAGATGCACTTAAACTAATTACATATAGCCAGGATAAAGCTTTGGTTAGTTTATCATTTAAAAAATATCAAAAATTAAGAGATAAAAAAGTAGCTTATGTATAG
- a CDS encoding HEAT repeat domain-containing protein — protein sequence MKKAELTWSNLKELKDYQITYLLYLEGRSVDEISIIRRMSKEQIERHILECKINLSKKISEEDLLIRIISLNKEDRLEYLNRMNKTEKEVLVMEIYKRYIRFKNIEDRMILIWLIGELKDKRLLPFIRMELRSKHVNIRRLCCSALGKIKDEKTKDWLEEALEDINPQVRQYAAKALKYIGNEETIDKLRKIITYEKEKDYVKKAAYNSLVSIEAKLAN from the coding sequence ATGAAAAAAGCTGAACTAACTTGGAGTAATTTAAAAGAACTGAAAGATTATCAAATAACTTACTTACTATATTTAGAAGGTAGGAGTGTTGATGAAATTTCTATTATTAGAAGGATGTCTAAAGAACAGATTGAAAGACATATTTTAGAATGTAAGATTAATTTAAGTAAAAAAATATCAGAAGAAGATTTACTAATTAGAATAATTAGTTTGAACAAGGAAGATAGATTGGAATATTTAAATAGGATGAATAAAACTGAAAAAGAAGTTTTAGTAATGGAAATATACAAAAGATATATCAGATTCAAAAATATTGAGGACAGAATGATTTTAATATGGTTAATAGGAGAGCTTAAGGATAAAAGGTTACTACCTTTCATTAGAATGGAGCTGAGAAGTAAGCATGTAAATATAAGGAGACTATGCTGTTCAGCTCTTGGTAAAATTAAAGATGAGAAAACCAAAGATTGGTTAGAGGAGGCATTGGAAGATATAAATCCTCAGGTTAGACAATACGCAGCAAAAGCTTTAAAATATATAGGCAATGAAGAAACAATTGATAAACTTAGAAAAATAATTACTTATGAGAAAGAAAAAGATTATGTAAAAAAAGCAGCTTACAATTCTTTAGTTAGCATTGAAGCAAAATTAGCAAATTAG
- a CDS encoding sulfite exporter TauE/SafE family protein — MLLNKKIYKSLLVGFLTGIINGLFGSGGGTIIVPSLVFLLDIEEHKAHATAIFIILPITLVSTFIYLKQGMLVYKVALPVVIGSILGSVVGSKLLNKIPTNILRKIFGIFMIIAAIRMVIK; from the coding sequence ATGCTACTAAATAAAAAAATATATAAGTCTTTACTAGTAGGTTTTTTAACTGGAATAATTAATGGCCTATTTGGATCAGGTGGAGGTACTATTATTGTGCCATCTCTTGTATTTTTACTAGATATAGAAGAACATAAAGCTCATGCTACAGCAATTTTCATAATTTTACCTATTACCTTAGTTAGTACTTTTATTTATTTAAAACAGGGTATGTTAGTTTACAAAGTAGCACTACCTGTAGTTATCGGGTCAATTTTAGGTAGTGTAGTAGGATCAAAATTACTAAATAAAATTCCTACAAATATACTAAGAAAAATTTTTGGCATTTTTATGATTATCGCAGCAATTAGGATGGTGATTAAATGA
- a CDS encoding sulfite exporter TauE/SafE family protein, producing the protein MILFIIGLFSGIISGLGIGGGTILIPGLILFTTLTQHEAQGINLLVFIPTAITALFIHFYNRNILLKIAFPIIITGLIGAFVGSTIAININPKMLRKFFAIFLFLMGIYEFCYKKK; encoded by the coding sequence ATGATTCTTTTTATCATAGGTCTTTTTTCTGGAATAATAAGTGGTTTAGGTATTGGTGGAGGTACTATTCTAATTCCTGGTCTTATCTTATTTACAACTTTAACTCAACATGAAGCTCAAGGTATTAATCTCCTAGTATTTATACCAACTGCAATAACTGCATTATTCATTCATTTCTATAATAGAAATATACTTTTAAAAATAGCTTTTCCAATAATTATAACTGGACTAATTGGTGCATTTGTAGGTTCTACGATTGCAATTAATATCAATCCAAAAATGCTTAGAAAATTTTTTGCAATTTTTCTATTTTTAATGGGAATATATGAATTTTGCTACAAAAAAAAGTAA
- a CDS encoding DUF3189 family protein, producing MYIIYHCVGGAHSSAIASAIHLGLLPNNKKPSLKDILSLSYFDTLNKKDQGKIIFRGIDEKGHKVFTLSRQFVPHLVIPAIKDAWELAGGNKDDLLLVNTMDGVNILMKIGGFSSRRLNLVAFGRPIVAYGTILSYNKLVKIVENTKKLIC from the coding sequence ATGTATATAATTTATCATTGTGTCGGGGGAGCTCATTCGTCTGCAATAGCATCTGCAATTCATCTTGGTCTACTCCCAAATAATAAAAAACCTAGTTTAAAAGATATACTTTCTTTATCATACTTTGATACGTTAAACAAAAAAGACCAAGGTAAAATTATTTTTCGAGGTATAGATGAAAAAGGACATAAAGTATTTACATTAAGCAGACAATTTGTACCACATCTTGTAATACCAGCAATAAAAGATGCATGGGAGCTTGCTGGAGGAAATAAAGATGATTTATTACTAGTCAATACAATGGATGGTGTAAATATCTTAATGAAAATAGGAGGCTTTAGCTCAAGACGACTTAATCTTGTTGCATTTGGACGTCCTATAGTTGCATATGGTACAATACTATCATATAACAAATTAGTTAAAATAGTTGAAAACACTAAAAAGCTAATTTGCTAA
- a CDS encoding CoA-binding protein, which produces MDKIEMNKKEMLEKKVWAVVGATNNKEKFGYKIWKKLKDNGYEVYAVNPKYDNIDSEACYPTLKDLPKIPDVVDFVVPPKVTLKGIEHAHELGIEYLWFQPGTADEEVIEKAESLGKKIVFHDCVLVALD; this is translated from the coding sequence ATGGATAAAATTGAAATGAACAAGAAAGAAATGCTAGAAAAGAAGGTATGGGCAGTAGTAGGTGCTACAAATAATAAAGAAAAATTCGGCTATAAAATATGGAAAAAGTTAAAAGATAATGGATATGAAGTTTATGCAGTAAATCCAAAATATGATAATATTGATAGTGAAGCTTGTTATCCTACATTAAAAGATTTACCTAAAATACCAGATGTAGTGGATTTCGTTGTTCCACCTAAAGTAACGTTAAAAGGTATTGAGCATGCACACGAACTTGGAATAGAATATTTATGGTTTCAACCAGGAACAGCAGACGAAGAAGTTATTGAAAAAGCTGAGAGTTTAGGTAAAAAAATAGTTTTTCATGACTGTGTTTTAGTAGCTTTAGATTAG
- the hflX gene encoding GTPase HflX, whose amino-acid sequence MAIYINTTEDERVLLVGIDLQKKSQISIESSMKELEELVKAAGGIPISSIVQKRNRIDSSYFIGKGKVEEIRLYCDELDIDTVVFNDELSGMQMRNIESIVERKIIDRTTLILDIFANRATTKEGKLQVELAQLKYRLPRLVGLGKSLSRTGAGIGTRGPGEKKLEIDRRHILRRISEIERQLQEVKKVREVKRKRRDKSSLPIVALIGYTNAGKSTLLNTILNICSEDFENKEVFAYDMLFATLETTLRRAKLPNGHDFLITDTVGFVSKLPTHLIEAFKGTLEEIKFADLLLHVVDCTNKDLDIQIKTTLDIIKDLRVFDKPIITVFNKVDKIKEEDLVYNISGPKLFISAKEGKNIDKLLNMIQDYFSKKYYKVNLLVPYSDLDIMSKFFDTAKVEEYNYQENGVLIKTVLDEANYNKYYKYVTENKDETI is encoded by the coding sequence ATGGCAATTTACATTAACACTACAGAAGATGAAAGAGTTTTGTTAGTAGGTATAGACTTACAAAAAAAATCACAGATTAGTATAGAAAGTTCAATGAAAGAGTTAGAAGAGCTAGTAAAGGCTGCTGGAGGAATACCGATTTCAAGTATTGTTCAAAAGAGAAATAGAATAGATTCATCTTATTTTATAGGTAAAGGTAAAGTTGAAGAAATTAGATTATATTGTGATGAGTTAGATATAGATACAGTTGTTTTTAATGATGAACTATCAGGTATGCAAATGAGAAATATCGAAAGTATAGTAGAAAGAAAGATTATTGATAGAACTACATTAATATTAGATATATTTGCAAATAGAGCGACAACTAAAGAAGGAAAATTACAGGTTGAATTAGCACAATTAAAGTATAGATTACCTAGATTAGTAGGTTTAGGTAAATCCCTGTCAAGAACAGGTGCTGGTATTGGGACTAGAGGTCCAGGAGAGAAAAAATTGGAAATTGATAGAAGGCATATATTAAGGAGAATTTCAGAAATAGAGAGACAATTACAAGAAGTAAAAAAAGTTAGAGAGGTTAAGAGAAAACGTAGAGACAAATCTTCGTTGCCAATTGTTGCTTTAATTGGGTATACAAATGCAGGAAAATCCACTTTACTAAATACTATTTTAAATATTTGTAGTGAAGATTTTGAAAATAAAGAAGTATTTGCATATGATATGCTTTTTGCTACATTGGAGACAACACTAAGAAGAGCAAAACTACCTAATGGACATGATTTTTTAATAACAGATACAGTTGGTTTTGTAAGTAAGTTGCCAACTCATTTAATTGAAGCATTTAAAGGTACTTTAGAAGAAATAAAATTTGCCGATTTATTACTTCATGTAGTTGATTGTACTAATAAAGATTTAGATATACAAATTAAAACAACTTTAGACATTATTAAAGATTTGAGAGTTTTTGATAAACCTATTATAACTGTTTTCAATAAAGTAGATAAAATTAAAGAAGAAGACCTAGTATATAATATCAGTGGACCAAAATTGTTTATATCTGCAAAAGAAGGTAAGAATATTGATAAATTATTGAACATGATACAAGATTACTTTAGTAAGAAATATTATAAAGTAAATCTTTTGGTTCCTTATAGTGATTTAGATATAATGTCTAAATTTTTTGATACAGCTAAGGTTGAAGAATATAATTATCAAGAAAATGGTGTTTTAATAAAAACTGTATTAGATGAAGCTAATTACAACAAGTATTATAAATATGTAACTGAAAATAAGGATGAGACTATATGA
- the yunB gene encoding sporulation protein YunB: MKQARNKKKKTFIILVVILVIIIYGFIIIDRNIKPTVLAICEAKARMIATQAINDAVRAKINEDINYNDLIFLKYDNQGKVTMMQANTVLMNSIASEVALEVQENMRQIAASNIRIPLGNALNSQILSQWGPKININIVPQGTVTVDFTTEFEESGINQTRHKVFLTIKTNVRIIVPLTSETIQVSTNVPIAETVIVGDVPQYYIRVPENEILNVVPD; encoded by the coding sequence TTGAAACAAGCTAGAAATAAAAAGAAAAAAACTTTTATTATATTAGTTGTGATATTAGTTATAATAATTTACGGATTTATTATAATAGATAGAAATATCAAACCAACGGTTTTGGCCATTTGTGAGGCTAAAGCTAGAATGATAGCGACGCAAGCGATAAATGATGCAGTACGAGCAAAAATAAATGAAGATATTAATTATAATGATTTAATTTTTCTAAAATATGATAATCAAGGCAAAGTTACAATGATGCAAGCCAATACAGTTTTAATGAATAGCATTGCATCCGAAGTAGCATTAGAAGTTCAGGAAAACATGAGACAAATAGCAGCAAGTAATATAAGAATTCCTTTAGGAAATGCACTTAATAGTCAGATACTATCTCAATGGGGGCCTAAAATAAATATAAATATAGTACCACAAGGCACAGTAACTGTAGATTTTACAACAGAGTTTGAGGAATCGGGTATAAATCAAACTAGACATAAAGTTTTTTTAACGATAAAAACTAATGTTAGAATTATTGTTCCCTTGACTTCAGAAACAATACAAGTATCAACTAATGTACCGATAGCCGAAACAGTAATAGTAGGAGATGTGCCTCAATATTATATTAGAGTGCCTGAAAATGAAATATTAAACGTTGTACCTGACTAG
- a CDS encoding YigZ family protein → MKNKYKTLHEYGKDEIIINKSKFIGYAKPINSEQEAIEFINEIRAKHRDATHNVYAYVFGENNNIQRYSDDGEPSGTAGIPVLEVIKKEDLRNVVVVVTRYFGGIKLGAGGLVRAYTKGAKIGIEAGVIVEKVLFKRIMARIDYTLYGRVENDLLRGGYIIDNVTYDTAVNLIILCEVDNITELTNLLIDITNGRVQIEELDEEYYSVKDGKIIK, encoded by the coding sequence ATGAAAAACAAGTATAAAACATTACATGAATACGGTAAGGATGAGATTATCATAAATAAATCGAAATTTATTGGGTATGCTAAGCCTATAAATAGTGAACAAGAAGCAATTGAATTTATTAATGAGATAAGGGCTAAACATAGAGATGCAACACATAATGTGTATGCTTATGTTTTTGGCGAAAATAATAATATTCAAAGATATAGTGATGATGGTGAACCAAGTGGAACTGCAGGCATACCAGTTCTTGAAGTTATAAAGAAAGAAGATTTAAGAAATGTCGTTGTTGTAGTAACTAGGTATTTTGGTGGAATTAAGCTAGGTGCTGGAGGATTAGTTAGGGCTTATACTAAAGGTGCAAAGATTGGTATTGAAGCTGGTGTTATTGTTGAGAAGGTATTATTTAAAAGAATAATGGCCAGAATAGACTATACTCTATATGGAAGAGTTGAAAATGATTTACTTAGAGGTGGATATATCATAGATAATGTAACTTATGATACAGCAGTAAATTTAATTATTTTATGTGAAGTAGATAATATTACTGAATTGACAAATTTATTAATAGATATAACTAACGGTAGAGTACAAATTGAAGAATTAGACGAAGAATACTATTCAGTTAAGGATGGTAAAATAATTAAATAA